The following coding sequences lie in one Streptomyces sp. NBC_00510 genomic window:
- a CDS encoding pyridoxamine 5'-phosphate oxidase family protein, translated as MPQERPGSAGEHRVQEEMGTADRADRFYTEQVLDHLNPLMREFTERQEMFFLSTADARGECDSTFRAGPPGFLTVLDERTLVYPEYRGNGVMASLGNMRENPHVGILMLDFTRDRIGLHVNGRARAVPDGAMRALHPSLPVDAVPGRRPQLWVRVSVVEAYVHCSKHIPRMAKVPLQGGRAWGTDDVRRKGGDHFRAAADAAHSRTARPGGAGPGWFGV; from the coding sequence TTGCCGCAGGAACGTCCCGGAAGCGCGGGAGAGCACCGTGTCCAGGAGGAGATGGGCACGGCCGACCGCGCGGACCGCTTCTACACCGAACAGGTGCTGGACCACCTCAACCCGCTGATGCGGGAGTTCACCGAGCGGCAGGAGATGTTCTTCCTGTCCACGGCGGACGCCCGGGGGGAGTGCGACAGCACCTTCAGGGCCGGCCCGCCCGGCTTCCTGACCGTCCTGGACGAGCGGACCCTGGTCTACCCCGAGTACCGGGGGAACGGCGTGATGGCCTCGCTGGGCAACATGCGCGAGAACCCGCACGTGGGCATCCTGATGCTCGACTTCACCCGGGACCGGATCGGACTGCACGTCAACGGCCGCGCGCGGGCGGTCCCGGACGGCGCGATGCGTGCCCTGCACCCCTCGCTCCCGGTGGACGCGGTGCCCGGCCGCAGGCCTCAGCTGTGGGTACGGGTGAGCGTCGTGGAGGCGTACGTCCACTGCTCGAAGCACATCCCGCGGATGGCGAAGGTGCCCCTGCAGGGCGGCCGGGCCTGGGGCACCGACGACGTGCGGCGCAAGGGCGGCGACCACTTCCGGGCGGCCGCCGACGCCGCGCACTCCCGCACCGCGCGGCCCGGCGGCGCGGGCCCGGGCTGGTTCGGCGTCTGA